From one Thermoanaerobaculia bacterium genomic stretch:
- a CDS encoding PD40 domain-containing protein: MSLAPGTRLGSCEITAKLGEGGMGEVYRATDTKLDREVAIKVLPAAFIEDRERLARFEREAKLLAQLNHPNIAQIYGLETSGATHALVMELVPGPTLADRLETGPLPLTESLSFALQIAQALEEAHEKGIVHRDLKPQNIKASSEGKAKVLDFGLAKAMDPAAGTSNVADLARSPTLMNSPTLTGVHGTQLGVILGTAAYMAPEQARGGAVDKRADIWAFGVVVYEMLTGKSLFAGPTVSDTLAGVLKSAIDFAALPADTPPAIRRLLQRCLERNPKNRLHDIADARLVIDDELAGRGDGLPPVGAALPVSSPPLWLRALPWLGGTVAGMVIGTLATLPASRASAPGAGPSASGASIRTLVAAGLSTHPSVSPDGRTLAFESQRDGVGKIWIKDLTSGSESPLVPHLSQLPAFSPDGTSVLFSAGEGEELDLFRISLATREERLVARAADEGDWAPDGKSVVFLRRTRVAGQEDRRVLVSADLEGGAERVLLSADGRQLHEPRWSPDGSRIALVLSSAQTGVTERLGLLDPATGKLEEISLEPLSRRGGKIQGIAWISVRQLALLVLDSGALISSSGRIALFDLASRQVSSLLPLASGGWGLDVAGKNSLIVGAGSTDQNLFEARRGVAGQRLEWGAPELATEGPFRDRQPVYSPDGKWLLFTSNRSGNLDVWRRDRTTGELRRLTDHEADDWDPALSPDGQRLLFSSNRTGKFQIWIAAADGSSPRQVTDLENAQNPTMTADGAWIVFGLQEAGADKDGIWKIRPDGTEATLVAADGSYLTPEISPEGRYVAMQSSGKQRLLRLADGALLDGDLGETSRFRWSVEAGRTYLWAIGTAAEGNEIRRYPFDADNGRLGPGQVVLADDAAGGAETFGVARDGSAVTFASLANRRGQLVRIDGLTSLEP; the protein is encoded by the coding sequence GTGAGCCTCGCCCCCGGCACCCGCCTCGGTTCCTGCGAGATCACCGCCAAGCTCGGTGAAGGCGGCATGGGCGAGGTCTACCGCGCCACCGACACCAAGCTCGACCGTGAGGTCGCGATCAAGGTGCTGCCGGCAGCCTTCATCGAAGACAGGGAGCGCCTGGCGAGATTCGAGCGCGAGGCGAAACTTCTCGCGCAGCTCAACCACCCCAACATCGCCCAGATCTACGGCCTCGAGACCAGCGGCGCAACGCACGCCCTCGTGATGGAGCTCGTCCCCGGCCCGACCCTGGCCGATCGCCTCGAAACCGGACCTCTTCCCTTGACCGAAAGCCTTTCCTTCGCTCTACAGATCGCGCAAGCGCTCGAAGAGGCGCACGAGAAAGGGATCGTCCATCGCGACCTCAAGCCTCAAAACATCAAAGCTTCCAGTGAAGGAAAAGCCAAAGTCCTCGACTTTGGTCTCGCGAAGGCGATGGATCCGGCCGCGGGTACTTCGAACGTCGCGGATCTCGCGCGCTCGCCGACGCTCATGAATTCGCCGACCTTGACCGGGGTGCACGGGACGCAGTTGGGCGTCATCCTCGGCACGGCGGCCTACATGGCGCCCGAGCAGGCGCGCGGCGGCGCGGTCGACAAGCGGGCCGACATCTGGGCCTTCGGCGTCGTCGTCTACGAGATGCTGACCGGCAAGTCGCTCTTCGCCGGGCCGACCGTCTCCGACACGCTCGCCGGCGTTCTCAAGTCGGCGATCGATTTCGCCGCGCTGCCCGCCGACACGCCGCCGGCGATCCGACGGCTGCTGCAGCGCTGCCTCGAGCGCAACCCGAAGAACCGTCTGCACGACATCGCCGACGCGCGCCTCGTGATCGACGACGAGCTCGCCGGGCGAGGCGACGGGCTGCCGCCTGTGGGCGCAGCGCTGCCGGTGAGCTCGCCGCCGCTCTGGCTCCGAGCCCTGCCCTGGCTCGGCGGCACCGTCGCAGGGATGGTGATCGGAACGCTCGCGACGCTCCCAGCCTCGCGTGCTTCCGCCCCAGGCGCGGGCCCCAGCGCCAGCGGGGCATCGATTCGGACGCTGGTGGCGGCGGGACTTTCGACCCACCCCTCGGTCTCTCCCGATGGCCGAACGCTGGCCTTCGAGTCGCAGCGCGACGGCGTCGGCAAGATCTGGATCAAGGACCTGACCAGTGGATCCGAGAGCCCGCTCGTGCCGCACCTTTCCCAGCTGCCCGCGTTCTCTCCCGACGGCACGAGCGTCCTCTTCTCCGCCGGCGAGGGGGAAGAGCTCGATCTCTTCCGCATCTCGCTCGCGACCCGCGAAGAGCGCCTGGTGGCACGCGCTGCCGATGAGGGCGATTGGGCCCCCGACGGCAAGAGCGTCGTCTTTCTGCGCCGCACCCGGGTTGCCGGCCAGGAAGACCGGCGCGTGCTCGTCTCGGCCGACCTCGAGGGCGGAGCGGAGCGCGTGCTCCTCTCTGCCGACGGCAGACAACTCCACGAGCCGCGCTGGTCGCCCGATGGCAGCCGGATCGCCCTGGTGCTGAGCTCGGCACAGACCGGGGTCACCGAACGGCTTGGACTCCTCGACCCGGCGACGGGCAAGCTCGAGGAGATCTCGCTCGAGCCGCTCAGCCGGCGCGGCGGGAAGATTCAAGGCATCGCCTGGATCTCGGTGCGGCAACTCGCATTGCTGGTGCTCGACAGCGGTGCTCTGATCTCGTCGTCGGGGCGCATTGCGCTCTTCGATCTCGCCAGCCGGCAGGTCAGCAGCCTCCTGCCGCTCGCGAGCGGCGGCTGGGGTCTCGACGTCGCGGGGAAGAACTCGCTGATCGTCGGTGCCGGCTCGACCGATCAGAACCTGTTCGAGGCCCGGCGCGGCGTGGCGGGTCAGCGGTTGGAGTGGGGCGCCCCGGAGCTCGCGACCGAGGGTCCGTTCCGCGATCGCCAGCCGGTCTACTCGCCCGATGGGAAGTGGTTGCTCTTCACCTCCAACCGCAGCGGCAATCTCGACGTCTGGCGGCGCGACCGCACGACCGGCGAGCTGCGCCGCTTGACGGACCACGAGGCCGACGACTGGGATCCGGCGTTGAGCCCGGACGGCCAGCGCCTGCTTTTCAGCTCGAATCGCACGGGTAAGTTCCAGATCTGGATCGCCGCAGCCGACGGCAGCTCGCCGCGCCAGGTGACCGACCTCGAGAACGCTCAGAACCCGACCATGACCGCGGACGGCGCCTGGATCGTCTTCGGGTTGCAGGAGGCCGGCGCCGACAAGGACGGCATCTGGAAGATCCGTCCCGACGGGACCGAAGCCACGCTCGTCGCTGCCGACGGCTCCTACCTGACTCCCGAGATCAGCCCGGAGGGCCGCTACGTCGCGATGCAGAGCTCGGGCAAGCAGCGCCTTCTCCGCCTCGCTGACGGCGCGCTGCTCGACGGAGACCTCGGCGAAACCTCTCGCTTCCGCTGGTCGGTCGAGGCCGGCAGGACCTATCTCTGGGCGATCGGCACCGCCGCAGAGGGCAACGAGATTCGGCGCTACCCGTTCGACGCCGACAACGGCCGGCTCGGTCCAGGCCAGGTCGTGCTCGCCGACGACGCGGCGGGCGGCGCCGAGACCTTCGGCGTCGCCCGCGACGGCTCGGCGGTCACCTTCGCCAGCCTCGCGAATCGGCGCGGGCAGTTGGTCCGGATCGACGGCCTGACGAGCCTCGAACCCTGA